The Saccharothrix variisporea genome has a segment encoding these proteins:
- a CDS encoding substrate-binding and VWA domain-containing protein, whose translation MSARNERSPSRARRIALPLGALLGVIAAGGVAVVAIKATSGPECKGTLPLKVAVTPAAEEVVRGAADDYQAGQPVVEGKCVQVQVEARGAADVSHELPTAQINPPALWIPDSSMWAAETQRQAGDQGADAPRLDIKDSLASSPLVIAGSERSMTDLGWPITPVTWAKVVDPRVPVSLSDPTTSTEGLATLAVIRAQLGNPDGTPKPELIGALLRVGRNALPSVRDAFGKVVQGAENAPVFTAAEQNVLSANRAAGSRRVVASYPKEGTVTFDYPVVRVSRAGEQAGTAQAAEGFEKALRGGRTAQRFAEAGFRTPDGKAPQGWSNEKDGVRGDDVAMLKTPSPDQVSELLRTWGAVSLDTRILAVLDVSGSMAEKMQGSELTRVEAARDASLTALAMLPDTSEIGLWAFSTNRKPKGYVELVPAGPLGEPLAGKTRREQLQKGAGSVPALVGGGTSLNDTVLAAFRHAQQTFNPSKINSVTIMTDGSNDDISTLKLPELIETLKKEADPARPVPMFMVGLGPDADMETLKQIAAATGGKSYQALKPDDIKTVLLDAISQRRCRPNC comes from the coding sequence ATGTCAGCTCGCAACGAGCGTTCCCCCAGCCGGGCGCGCCGGATAGCCCTGCCCCTCGGCGCCCTCCTGGGCGTCATCGCGGCGGGTGGTGTCGCGGTCGTCGCCATCAAGGCCACCAGTGGTCCCGAGTGCAAGGGCACCCTGCCGCTGAAGGTCGCCGTGACCCCGGCGGCCGAGGAGGTGGTCCGCGGCGCCGCCGACGACTACCAGGCCGGACAGCCCGTGGTCGAGGGCAAGTGCGTCCAGGTGCAGGTCGAGGCGCGCGGCGCGGCCGACGTGTCCCACGAGCTGCCGACCGCCCAGATCAACCCGCCCGCGCTGTGGATCCCGGACTCGTCCATGTGGGCCGCCGAGACCCAGCGCCAGGCCGGTGACCAGGGCGCCGACGCGCCCCGGCTGGACATCAAGGACTCGCTCGCCTCGTCACCGCTGGTGATCGCGGGCTCCGAGAGGTCGATGACCGATCTGGGTTGGCCGATCACGCCCGTGACCTGGGCGAAGGTCGTCGACCCGCGCGTGCCGGTGTCGCTGAGCGACCCCACCACGTCCACCGAGGGCCTGGCGACGCTCGCCGTCATCCGCGCCCAGCTCGGCAACCCGGACGGCACCCCCAAGCCCGAGCTGATCGGCGCGCTGCTGCGCGTCGGCCGCAACGCGCTGCCGTCCGTGCGCGACGCGTTCGGCAAGGTCGTGCAGGGCGCGGAGAACGCCCCGGTGTTCACCGCCGCCGAGCAGAACGTGCTGTCGGCGAACCGGGCGGCCGGCTCCCGCCGGGTCGTGGCGTCCTACCCCAAGGAGGGCACGGTCACCTTCGACTACCCGGTCGTGCGCGTGAGCCGGGCGGGCGAGCAGGCCGGCACCGCCCAGGCCGCCGAGGGCTTCGAGAAGGCGCTGCGGGGCGGCCGCACGGCCCAGCGCTTCGCCGAGGCGGGCTTCCGCACGCCCGACGGCAAGGCCCCGCAGGGCTGGAGCAACGAGAAGGACGGCGTGCGCGGCGACGACGTGGCCATGCTCAAGACGCCGTCCCCCGACCAGGTCTCCGAGCTGCTGCGGACGTGGGGCGCGGTCAGCCTGGACACCCGGATCCTGGCGGTGCTCGACGTGTCGGGCTCGATGGCCGAGAAGATGCAGGGCAGCGAGCTGACCAGGGTCGAGGCGGCCCGGGATGCTTCGCTGACGGCGCTGGCGATGCTGCCGGACACCTCCGAGATCGGCCTGTGGGCGTTCTCGACCAACCGCAAGCCGAAGGGGTACGTCGAACTGGTGCCCGCCGGTCCGCTCGGCGAACCCCTGGCCGGCAAGACCCGCCGCGAGCAGCTGCAGAAGGGCGCGGGGAGCGTTCCGGCGCTGGTCGGCGGCGGGACGTCGCTGAACGACACGGTGCTGGCGGCGTTCCGGCACGCGCAGCAGACCTTCAACCCGTCGAAGATCAACTCGGTCACGATCATGACGGACGGCAGCAACGACGACATCTCGACGCTCAAGCTGCCGGAACTGATCGAGACGCTGAAGAAGGAAGCCGACCCGGCCCGCCCGGTGCCCATGTTCATGGTGGGGCTGGGGCCGGACGCCGACATGGAGACGCTCAAGCAGATCGCCGCGGCGACCGGCGGCAAGTCCTACCAGGCGCTGAAGCCGGACGACATCAAGACCGTGCTGCTGGACGCCATCTCCCAGCGGCGCTGCCGGCCCAACTGCTAG
- the hpt gene encoding hypoxanthine phosphoribosyltransferase yields the protein MYDGDIASVLITEQEISDKVTELANKVAADYPADGGADLVLITVLKGAVMFMTDLARALPVPVQLEFMAVSSYGSSTSSSGVVRILKDLDRDIADRDVIIVEDIIDSGLTLSWLLKNLASRKPRSLEVCSLLRKPDAVKVDVPVKYVGFEIPNEFVVGYGLDYAERYRDLPYIGTLDPKVYSS from the coding sequence GTGTACGACGGCGACATCGCCTCCGTGCTCATCACCGAGCAGGAGATCAGTGACAAGGTCACGGAGCTGGCCAACAAGGTCGCGGCCGACTACCCGGCCGACGGCGGGGCCGACCTCGTCTTGATCACCGTGCTCAAGGGCGCGGTGATGTTCATGACCGACCTGGCGCGAGCGCTGCCGGTACCGGTCCAGTTGGAGTTCATGGCGGTCAGCTCCTACGGGTCGTCCACGTCCTCGTCGGGCGTGGTGCGCATCCTGAAGGACCTGGACCGCGACATCGCGGACCGCGACGTGATCATCGTCGAGGACATCATCGACTCGGGCTTGACGCTGTCGTGGCTGCTCAAGAACCTGGCCTCGCGCAAGCCGCGGTCGCTGGAGGTGTGCTCGCTGCTGCGCAAGCCGGACGCGGTGAAGGTCGACGTGCCGGTGAAGTACGTGGGCTTCGAGATCCCCAACGAGTTCGTGGTGGGGTACGGGCTGGACTACGCCGAGCGCTACCGGGACCTGCCGTACATCGGCACGCTCGACCCGAAGGTGTACTCGAGCTGA
- the tilS gene encoding tRNA lysidine(34) synthetase TilS, with product MNGPVDRVRVAVRRFLAEHRPEEVAVAVSGGADSLALAAVTARLRPGSRAVVVDHGLQEGSAEVAADAAAVCAGLGLRAEVRTVVVEGPGGPEAAARRARYAALRPKRGVVLLGHTLDDQAETVLLGLGRGSGPRSIAGMRAWDPPWGRPLLGVSRADTRTACALLGLTPWSDPHNADPSYTRVRLRTEVLPLLEDVLQGGVADALARTAAQLREDCDALDDLARTCCDDRCDVKELAVLPAALRRRVLRLWLIEEGVPELSDSHLRRVDALVAEWHGQGGVWLPGGFVARRAHGRLRVEPVQS from the coding sequence GTGAACGGTCCGGTCGACCGGGTGCGCGTCGCGGTGCGGCGGTTCCTGGCCGAGCACCGGCCCGAGGAGGTCGCGGTGGCGGTGTCCGGCGGGGCCGACTCGCTGGCCCTGGCGGCGGTGACCGCGCGGCTGCGACCCGGCTCGCGGGCGGTCGTGGTGGACCACGGTCTCCAGGAAGGGTCGGCCGAGGTCGCCGCCGACGCTGCCGCCGTGTGCGCCGGGTTGGGCTTGCGTGCCGAGGTGCGGACGGTCGTGGTCGAGGGACCCGGTGGTCCGGAGGCCGCGGCCCGGCGGGCGAGGTACGCGGCGCTGCGGCCAAAGCGAGGCGTGGTCCTGCTCGGGCACACCCTGGACGACCAGGCGGAGACGGTGTTGCTGGGCCTGGGCCGGGGCTCCGGGCCGCGCAGCATCGCCGGGATGCGGGCGTGGGACCCGCCGTGGGGACGTCCGCTGCTGGGCGTCTCGCGTGCGGACACCCGTACCGCCTGTGCTCTTCTCGGGCTGACCCCGTGGAGCGACCCGCACAACGCCGACCCCTCCTACACCCGCGTCCGGCTGCGCACGGAGGTCTTGCCGCTGCTGGAGGACGTGTTGCAGGGCGGTGTGGCGGACGCGTTGGCCCGCACGGCGGCACAGTTGCGCGAGGACTGTGACGCACTCGACGACCTGGCCCGGACCTGCTGCGACGATCGTTGCGACGTCAAGGAGTTGGCCGTCCTCCCGGCCGCGCTGCGCAGGCGTGTGCTGCGCCTGTGGCTGATCGAGGAGGGCGTGCCCGAGTTGTCCGACTCGCACCTGCGACGCGTGGACGCACTGGTCGCGGAGTGGCACGGTCAGGGCGGGGTTTGGCTGCCCGGCGGCTTTGTGGCACGCCGCGCGCATGGCAGGCTTCGAGTCGAACCAGTGCAGTCATGA
- a CDS encoding zinc-dependent metalloprotease has product MNRAAQDHRAGSDPVDWELAIATAARLVRPGPVVPRAEADIAVGRLREQAIDAEVHVRELTGLGHGLPLRAGEVVDRPGWVRAAVQGLSALTDGALPRQSGAFSGVLAGTAGVQAGVVIAFLSGRVLGQYDPFSDGGRLLLVAPNIVGAQRALDVDGADFSMWVCLHEGTHRLQFTAVPWLGEHFSGLVTKLLSTMDDGVALRLRDLPRRLREAGGFVDLLQNPAQREVLDKLIALSTLLEGHADHVMDAVGPEVVPSVGVIRERFTARRKGGGMLDRVLRTLLGVEAKVRQYAEGAAFTRHVVDAVGMSGFNAVWTGPDTLPTRAEITDPAAWLRRVSP; this is encoded by the coding sequence GTGAACCGCGCAGCGCAGGACCACCGTGCGGGCAGCGACCCGGTCGACTGGGAGCTGGCCATCGCGACCGCCGCCCGGCTCGTGCGCCCCGGACCCGTGGTGCCCAGAGCGGAAGCGGACATCGCGGTCGGGCGGTTGCGCGAGCAGGCCATCGACGCCGAGGTGCACGTCCGGGAGCTGACCGGGCTGGGGCACGGGCTGCCGCTGCGGGCGGGCGAGGTCGTGGACCGGCCCGGGTGGGTCCGGGCGGCCGTCCAGGGGCTGTCCGCCCTGACCGATGGTGCGCTGCCGCGGCAGTCCGGCGCGTTCAGCGGAGTCCTGGCGGGCACGGCGGGCGTGCAGGCGGGCGTGGTCATCGCGTTCCTGAGCGGGCGCGTGCTGGGCCAGTACGACCCGTTCTCGGACGGAGGCAGGCTGCTGCTGGTCGCCCCGAACATCGTGGGCGCGCAGCGGGCGCTGGACGTCGACGGCGCGGACTTCAGCATGTGGGTGTGCCTGCACGAGGGCACGCACCGGCTCCAGTTCACCGCCGTCCCGTGGCTCGGCGAGCACTTCTCCGGACTGGTCACCAAGCTGCTGTCGACCATGGACGACGGGGTCGCGCTGCGCCTGCGCGACCTGCCGCGCCGGCTGCGGGAGGCGGGCGGGTTCGTGGACCTGCTGCAGAACCCGGCGCAGCGGGAGGTGCTGGACAAGCTGATCGCCCTGTCCACGCTGCTCGAAGGGCACGCCGACCACGTCATGGACGCGGTGGGTCCCGAGGTCGTGCCGTCCGTGGGGGTCATCCGCGAGCGGTTCACCGCCCGGCGCAAGGGCGGCGGCATGCTCGACCGGGTCCTGCGGACGCTGCTCGGCGTGGAGGCGAAGGTCCGCCAGTACGCCGAGGGCGCGGCGTTCACCAGGCACGTCGTGGACGCCGTGGGCATGTCCGGCTTCAACGCGGTGTGGACCGGGCCGGACACCCTGCCCACCCGCGCCGAGATCACCGACCCGGCCGCCTGGCTGCGCCGCGTCTCGCCGTGA
- the dacB gene encoding D-alanyl-D-alanine carboxypeptidase/D-alanyl-D-alanine endopeptidase, with amino-acid sequence MPDEPSWPTVDDDEAVHEPPTVQVRRPGPGDSPTMRIPVPPPAPPASERTAIVPKPVPPPAGDQAPREPRNGRPVTRVEQPATPPRGPEATRSREAAADAAWSRWEAAADDDDSPAKDKPEPAAAEEHAKPERVGTAEEPERRKRPLALVGALVAVLVLVAGGVTSWQLGWFDTAPVPTTAAPQPPAPVSLAVKGIGTEGPVPSASGVAAALRGPAGNPDLGTLTGTVVDPGTGQALWKQGDTTPLTPASTVKILVAAASLLALDHTSQLSTKVVQGTQPGTVVLVGGGDPTLSSFPADRSTVYPGAATLDDLASQVTANGPVTQVLYDTSRYQGDGMAPGWDPGDVPGGYVSPIGPLMLDGGRQDPTAYDTPRTGTPAATTAQALASRVGAASTAPGTAPAGAKVLGEVKSAPVDQLVENLMQISDNVLAETMAREVAIAKGLPPTFEGAVQAVRAVLTENGFDLTGAEVVDASGLSKNDKVPARLLTDVLAAAAKPDASDPKTAKLRPLLTALPVAGGSGTLAGRYGELAGKGWVRAKTGTLTSVNSLAGVVVDNDGRVLVFAFMSISGEDPRTKVRPGLDALATALRGCGCT; translated from the coding sequence GTGCCCGACGAGCCATCGTGGCCGACCGTCGACGATGACGAAGCGGTCCACGAGCCGCCAACGGTGCAGGTCAGGCGGCCGGGACCGGGGGACTCGCCGACCATGCGCATCCCGGTGCCGCCGCCCGCGCCGCCCGCGTCCGAGCGGACGGCGATCGTGCCCAAGCCGGTGCCGCCGCCCGCCGGTGACCAGGCACCCCGCGAGCCGCGCAACGGCCGGCCGGTGACCCGGGTCGAGCAGCCGGCGACGCCCCCGCGCGGGCCGGAAGCCACCCGATCGCGTGAAGCTGCCGCCGACGCCGCCTGGTCCCGGTGGGAAGCCGCCGCGGACGACGACGACTCGCCTGCCAAGGACAAGCCCGAACCCGCCGCCGCCGAGGAGCACGCCAAGCCGGAGCGGGTCGGGACGGCCGAGGAGCCCGAGCGGCGGAAGCGGCCGTTGGCGCTGGTCGGGGCGTTGGTGGCGGTGCTCGTGCTGGTCGCGGGTGGTGTGACGTCGTGGCAGCTGGGGTGGTTCGACACCGCCCCCGTCCCCACCACCGCCGCGCCGCAGCCACCCGCCCCCGTCTCGCTCGCGGTCAAAGGGATCGGCACGGAGGGACCCGTGCCCAGCGCGTCCGGCGTCGCCGCCGCCCTGCGCGGACCCGCCGGCAACCCCGACCTGGGCACGCTGACCGGCACGGTCGTCGACCCGGGCACCGGCCAGGCGCTGTGGAAGCAGGGCGACACGACCCCGCTCACCCCCGCCTCGACGGTGAAGATCCTGGTCGCGGCGGCGTCGCTGCTGGCGCTGGACCACACGTCCCAGCTGTCCACCAAGGTCGTCCAGGGCACCCAGCCCGGCACGGTCGTGCTGGTCGGCGGCGGCGACCCGACGCTGTCCTCGTTCCCGGCCGACCGCAGCACGGTCTACCCCGGCGCGGCCACCCTGGACGACCTCGCCTCCCAGGTCACCGCCAACGGCCCGGTCACCCAGGTCCTCTACGACACGAGCCGCTACCAGGGCGACGGCATGGCCCCCGGCTGGGACCCTGGCGACGTGCCCGGCGGTTACGTGTCCCCGATCGGTCCGCTGATGCTGGACGGCGGTCGCCAGGACCCGACCGCCTACGACACCCCGCGCACCGGAACGCCCGCCGCCACCACCGCGCAGGCCCTCGCGTCCCGGGTGGGCGCGGCGTCCACCGCCCCCGGCACCGCGCCGGCCGGGGCGAAGGTGCTCGGCGAGGTCAAGTCCGCCCCGGTGGACCAGCTGGTCGAGAACCTGATGCAGATCTCGGACAACGTGCTGGCCGAGACGATGGCCCGCGAGGTCGCCATCGCCAAGGGCCTGCCGCCCACGTTCGAGGGCGCGGTGCAGGCGGTGCGGGCGGTGCTCACCGAGAACGGCTTCGACCTGACCGGGGCCGAGGTGGTGGACGCGTCCGGCCTGTCCAAGAACGACAAGGTCCCGGCCCGGCTGCTGACCGACGTCCTCGCCGCGGCCGCGAAGCCCGACGCGTCGGACCCGAAGACCGCGAAGCTCCGGCCGCTGCTCACCGCACTGCCGGTGGCGGGCGGCAGCGGGACCCTCGCCGGCCGGTACGGGGAGCTGGCCGGCAAGGGCTGGGTGCGCGCCAAGACCGGCACGCTGACCTCGGTGAACTCGCTGGCGGGCGTGGTGGTGGACAACGACGGCCGGGTGTTGGTGTTCGCCTTCATGTCGATCAGCGGCGAGGACCCCCGGACGAAGGTCCGACCGGGCCTCGACGCCTTGGCCACGGCCTTGCGCGGCTGCGGCTGTACCTAG
- a CDS encoding inorganic diphosphatase, producing the protein MEFDVTIEIPKGVRNKYEMDHKTGRIRLDRTLFTATQYPADYGFVDDTLGEDGDPLDALVLVQEPTFPGCLIRARAIGMFRMTDEKGGDDKLLCVPADDPRSEHLRDIHHLSEFYRLEIQHFFEVYKDLEPGKSVEGATWVGRTEAEAEIVRSYQRLKDAVARGEEH; encoded by the coding sequence GTGGAGTTCGACGTCACCATCGAGATCCCCAAGGGGGTCCGGAACAAGTACGAGATGGACCACAAGACCGGGCGCATCCGTCTGGACCGCACCCTGTTCACGGCCACTCAGTACCCGGCGGACTACGGCTTCGTCGACGACACTCTCGGTGAGGACGGTGACCCGCTGGACGCGCTCGTGCTCGTCCAGGAGCCGACCTTCCCCGGCTGCCTCATCCGGGCCCGCGCGATCGGCATGTTCCGCATGACCGACGAGAAGGGCGGCGACGACAAGCTGCTCTGCGTGCCCGCCGACGACCCCCGCAGCGAGCACCTGCGCGACATCCACCACCTCTCCGAGTTCTACCGCCTGGAGATCCAGCACTTCTTCGAGGTCTACAAGGACCTGGAGCCGGGCAAGAGCGTGGAGGGCGCGACCTGGGTCGGCCGCACCGAGGCCGAGGCCGAGATCGTGCGCTCCTACCAGCGCCTGAAGGACGCCGTGGCGCGCGGCGAAGAGCACTGA
- a CDS encoding MDR family MFS transporter, which yields MSETTTRAEATPPGAALLSHRQILTILSGLLLGLFLAALDQMIVSTAMKTIADELNGQTLQAWATTAYLITATVSTPLYGKLSDIYGRKPMYLTAISLFLVGSLLSGIANSMYELAAFRAVQGLGAGGLMSLAMAILADITSPRDRSKYMGYFMAVFGISSVAGPVVGGLFAGLETFLGTAGWRWVFLINVPIALVALVVVARVLNIPHKRVDHRIDYLGALLLTVGLVPLLIVAEQGREWGWDSGRAIAMYVIGVLGLIGFVFAEKRSGDEALLPLRLFKRQTFSLGNTVNFVMGIGMFGGMVSLPLYLQIVKGYSATEAGLMMLPLTFGIMTAAGTSGRITAKTGRYKVFPVLGFGLMAVSLFLFSTIGTDTPVWQPLVLMFFMGAGLGLCMQTLLVAIQNDAEPRDMGVATASATFFRQIGGTVGTAVFLSILFSTVGDKIGNALRSAFGDPAFVAALAKPENAQIAGALKNGGGSGVDLNNTEFLNTLDPVIARPFLDGFSGSIDLVFLVGGLVTVVGFALVWFLREVPLSNRSGLERVNDEAAPAVAMH from the coding sequence ATGTCGGAAACGACGACCCGGGCGGAGGCGACACCACCCGGTGCCGCGCTGCTCAGCCACCGCCAGATCCTGACCATCCTGTCCGGTCTGCTGCTCGGCCTGTTCCTGGCGGCGCTGGACCAGATGATCGTGTCCACCGCGATGAAGACCATCGCGGACGAGCTCAACGGCCAGACCCTCCAGGCGTGGGCGACCACCGCCTACCTGATCACGGCCACCGTCTCGACCCCGTTGTACGGCAAGCTGTCGGACATCTACGGCCGCAAGCCGATGTACCTGACCGCGATCTCGCTGTTCCTGGTCGGCTCGCTGCTGTCGGGCATCGCGAACTCGATGTACGAGCTGGCCGCGTTCCGCGCGGTGCAGGGCCTCGGCGCCGGTGGTCTGATGTCGCTGGCCATGGCGATCCTGGCGGACATCACGTCGCCGCGTGACCGCAGCAAGTACATGGGCTACTTCATGGCCGTGTTCGGCATCTCCAGCGTCGCCGGCCCGGTCGTCGGCGGCCTGTTCGCGGGCCTGGAGACCTTCCTGGGCACCGCCGGCTGGCGCTGGGTGTTCCTGATCAACGTGCCGATCGCGCTGGTCGCGCTGGTCGTCGTGGCCCGCGTGCTCAACATCCCGCACAAGCGGGTGGACCACCGCATCGACTACCTGGGCGCGCTGCTGCTCACCGTCGGCCTGGTGCCGCTGCTGATCGTCGCCGAGCAGGGTCGTGAGTGGGGCTGGGACTCCGGCCGCGCCATCGCCATGTACGTCATCGGCGTGCTGGGCCTGATCGGGTTCGTGTTCGCCGAGAAGCGCTCCGGCGACGAGGCCCTGCTGCCGCTGCGGCTGTTCAAGCGGCAGACGTTCTCGCTGGGCAACACGGTCAACTTCGTGATGGGCATCGGGATGTTCGGCGGCATGGTGTCGCTGCCGCTGTACCTGCAGATCGTCAAGGGCTACTCGGCCACGGAGGCCGGCCTGATGATGCTGCCGCTGACCTTCGGCATCATGACCGCCGCCGGCACCAGCGGCCGGATCACCGCGAAGACCGGCCGGTACAAGGTGTTCCCGGTGCTCGGGTTCGGGCTGATGGCGGTGTCGCTGTTCCTGTTCAGCACGATCGGCACGGACACGCCGGTCTGGCAGCCGCTGGTGCTGATGTTCTTCATGGGCGCGGGCCTGGGCCTGTGCATGCAGACCCTGCTGGTGGCCATCCAGAACGACGCCGAGCCGCGGGACATGGGTGTGGCGACCGCGTCGGCCACGTTCTTCCGGCAGATCGGCGGCACGGTCGGCACGGCGGTGTTCCTGTCCATCCTGTTCAGCACGGTGGGCGACAAGATCGGCAACGCGCTGCGCTCGGCGTTCGGCGACCCGGCCTTCGTGGCGGCGCTGGCCAAGCCGGAGAACGCGCAGATCGCGGGCGCGCTGAAGAACGGCGGTGGTTCGGGCGTGGACCTGAACAACACCGAGTTCCTCAACACGCTCGACCCGGTGATCGCCCGGCCGTTCCTGGACGGCTTCTCCGGCTCGATCGACCTGGTGTTCCTGGTCGGCGGCCTGGTGACGGTGGTCGGGTTCGCGCTGGTGTGGTTCCTGCGCGAGGTCCCGCTGTCCAACCGGTCCGGGCTGGAGCGGGTGAACGACGAGGCCGCTCCCGCGGTCGCGATGCACTGA
- a CDS encoding MarR family winged helix-turn-helix transcriptional regulator: protein MSDEVQLALAERIGTALVRLNKMHACVASHLSKTGMDKASFVLLANLSQLGPSRSSALAEAVFSDPSTVSRQVATLVKEGWVERRADPDDGRASVLAVTDAGQRLLEERRAQRNQAIARMLADWSEGDLAAFIDYFERFVGNYEKALPDFIAEGGLGPRSEGEKN from the coding sequence GTGAGTGACGAGGTGCAGCTCGCCCTGGCCGAACGCATCGGCACGGCGCTGGTCCGCCTCAACAAGATGCACGCCTGCGTGGCGTCCCACCTGAGCAAGACCGGGATGGACAAGGCGTCGTTCGTGCTGCTCGCCAACCTCAGCCAGCTGGGACCCTCCCGGTCGAGCGCCCTCGCCGAGGCGGTCTTCTCGGACCCCTCGACGGTCAGCCGACAGGTGGCGACGCTCGTCAAAGAGGGCTGGGTCGAGCGCCGGGCGGACCCCGACGACGGCCGGGCCAGCGTGCTGGCCGTGACCGACGCCGGGCAGCGCCTCCTGGAGGAGCGCCGCGCGCAGCGCAACCAGGCCATCGCCCGCATGCTCGCCGACTGGTCCGAGGGAGACCTGGCGGCGTTCATCGACTACTTCGAGCGCTTCGTCGGCAACTACGAGAAGGCGCTACCGGATTTCATCGCTGAGGGCGGACTGGGGCCGCGCTCAGAAGGGGAGAAGAACTGA
- a CDS encoding DUF4442 domain-containing protein produces the protein MSADYSFVADAMKQAVPWVKTSGVRFPEVAGDRVVAELPDAAETHNHVGGPHAAMIFGLGETASGAVAMAAFAPHMAKATPLVARSEIAYKKLALGVLRAEAVLGRPADEVVAELDAGTRPEFPVNVTVTNAEGVTTAEMVVVWTLKPNR, from the coding sequence ATGAGCGCTGACTACTCGTTCGTCGCCGACGCGATGAAGCAGGCCGTGCCGTGGGTGAAGACCAGCGGCGTCAGGTTCCCGGAGGTCGCGGGCGACCGGGTGGTGGCCGAGCTGCCCGACGCCGCCGAGACCCACAACCACGTGGGCGGGCCGCACGCGGCGATGATCTTCGGCCTGGGCGAGACCGCGTCCGGCGCCGTCGCCATGGCCGCCTTCGCGCCGCACATGGCCAAGGCGACCCCGCTGGTGGCGCGGTCCGAGATCGCCTACAAGAAGCTGGCGCTGGGCGTGCTGCGGGCGGAGGCCGTGCTGGGCCGGCCCGCCGACGAGGTGGTGGCGGAACTCGACGCGGGCACCCGCCCCGAGTTCCCCGTCAACGTCACCGTGACCAACGCCGAGGGCGTGACGACGGCCGAGATGGTCGTCGTCTGGACCCTCAAGCCCAACCGCTAG
- a CDS encoding uL11 family ribosomal protein codes for MAAKKTHEITLNLEAGNASMMDLGKMLGQTGVNLVGVKRAYDEATAGQRGDVVPVVVTVRDDKSFELRLKTPPTAFLIRKALGGKGAQRPGHEKAGTLTRAQVRAIAERKLPDLNTTDLDAAERVIAGTARSMGVAVEAD; via the coding sequence ATGGCTGCGAAGAAGACCCACGAGATCACGCTGAACCTGGAGGCCGGCAACGCCTCGATGATGGACCTGGGCAAGATGCTGGGGCAGACCGGCGTCAACCTGGTCGGCGTCAAGCGCGCGTACGACGAGGCGACCGCGGGGCAGCGCGGGGACGTCGTGCCGGTCGTGGTGACCGTCCGCGACGACAAGTCCTTCGAGCTGCGCTTGAAGACGCCGCCGACCGCGTTCCTGATCCGGAAGGCGCTGGGCGGCAAGGGTGCCCAGCGCCCCGGCCACGAGAAGGCGGGCACGCTGACCCGCGCCCAGGTGCGTGCCATCGCCGAGCGCAAGCTGCCCGACCTGAACACGACCGACCTGGACGCGGCGGAACGCGTCATCGCCGGCACCGCCCGGTCGATGGGCGTCGCCGTCGAGGCCGACTAG
- a CDS encoding TIGR03617 family F420-dependent LLM class oxidoreductase, which produces MQVDRLEIAYDPRTVEESARRAASEGCRGFWLAETSHDPFLGLARLGGLDLELGTAIAVAFARNPMSTAVQANDLQLLSGGRFNLGLGSQVEPHITKRFGMPWSRPAARMREFVQALRAIWTSWATGERLRFRGEFYTHTLMTPFFDPGPNPFGPPRVWLAGVGELMTEVAGEVADGFLCHNFTTERYFREVTVPALERGRSRSTLPPLEISAPALVAHDDAGVVEVKRQIAFYGSTPAYRKVLDLHGWGELHEELHRMSRRGLWDDMTASIPDDVMHAFAVVGTPDEVDTELARRYGDHATRILTSA; this is translated from the coding sequence GTGCAGGTGGACCGGTTGGAGATCGCGTACGACCCGCGCACCGTCGAGGAGTCCGCGCGGCGGGCCGCGTCGGAGGGGTGCCGGGGCTTCTGGTTGGCCGAGACCAGCCACGACCCGTTCCTGGGCCTGGCCCGGCTGGGCGGCCTGGACCTGGAGCTGGGCACGGCCATCGCGGTGGCGTTCGCGCGCAACCCGATGAGCACCGCCGTGCAGGCCAACGACCTGCAACTGCTGTCCGGCGGCCGGTTCAACCTCGGCCTGGGCTCACAGGTCGAACCGCACATCACCAAGCGCTTCGGCATGCCCTGGTCACGGCCGGCGGCTCGGATGCGCGAGTTCGTCCAAGCCCTGCGGGCGATCTGGACGTCCTGGGCCACCGGCGAACGGCTCCGCTTCCGCGGCGAGTTCTACACCCACACCCTGATGACGCCGTTCTTCGACCCGGGCCCGAACCCCTTCGGCCCGCCGAGGGTCTGGCTGGCCGGCGTCGGCGAGTTGATGACCGAGGTGGCCGGCGAGGTCGCGGACGGCTTCCTGTGCCACAACTTCACCACCGAACGCTACTTCCGCGAGGTCACCGTCCCCGCCCTGGAACGCGGCCGGTCCCGCTCGACGCTGCCGCCGCTGGAGATCAGCGCCCCCGCCCTGGTCGCCCACGACGACGCCGGCGTGGTCGAGGTCAAACGCCAGATCGCCTTCTACGGCTCCACTCCCGCGTACCGCAAGGTCCTGGACCTGCACGGTTGGGGCGAACTGCACGAGGAACTGCACCGCATGTCCCGCCGAGGCCTGTGGGACGACATGACCGCCTCGATCCCCGACGACGTCATGCACGCCTTCGCGGTCGTCGGCACCCCCGACGAGGTCGACACCGAACTGGCCCGCCGCTACGGCGACCACGCCACGAGGATCCTCACGTCCGCGTGA